In Helianthus annuus cultivar XRQ/B chromosome 3, HanXRQr2.0-SUNRISE, whole genome shotgun sequence, a single window of DNA contains:
- the LOC110929498 gene encoding probable pectin methylesterase CGR3: MSRRPASLSRRLGDGAGIPFMGSLNPKSRASPFLSIGLVLVGAFLIIGYVYSGSGGSNGDKAALSRLEGGGVSCSAEINQALPYLKKVYGDSMHKVLHVGPDSCAVVSKLLKEEDTEAWGLEPYDLDDSDANCKSLIRKGIVRVADIKFPLPYRSKSFSLVIVSDALDYLSPRYLNKTLPELARVSSDGFVVLSGYPGQRRVKVAEMSKFGRPAKLRSSSWWIRFFVQTRLEENEVATKKFEMAASKKGYQSSCQIFHLKSLS; the protein is encoded by the exons ATGTCAAGGAGGCCAGCTAGTTTATCTCGGCGTCTTGGAGATGGAGCTGGCATTCCCTTTATGGGGTCCTTGAATCCAAAATCACGTGCATCACCGTTTTTATCCATTGgacttgtgctagtg GGAGCTTTTCTGATAATTGGATACGTTTATAGTGGTTCAG GTGGAAGCAATGGTGATAAAGCAGCTTTAAGTAGGCTTGAAG GTGGCGGTGTTTCATGCTCAGCAGAGATTAATCAAGCATTACCATATCTGAAGAAAGTATACGGTGACAGCATGCATAAAGTTCTGCATGTAGGTCCCGACTCATGCGCAGTGGTCTCCAAATTGTTAAAAGAAGAAGATACAGAAGCATGGGGTCTGGAACCCTATGATTTGGATGACAGTGATGCAAACTGCAAAAGCCTTATACGCAAAGGCATTGTTCGCGTTGCTGATATAAAGTTTCCTTTGCCGTATAGGTCAAAATCATTTTCTCTTGTCATTGTCTCAGATGCCCTTGACTATTTGTCCCCAAGGTACCTCAACAAGACTCTTCCTGAATTGGCTAGAGTTTCTTCAGACGGATTTGTTGTTCTATCTG GTTATCCTGGTCAGCGTAGAGTTAAAGTGGCTGAGATGTCTAAGTTCGGCCGCCCT GCAAAACTACGAAGCTCTTCGTGGTGGATTCGGTTTTTTGTTCAAACAAGATTAGAAGAGAATGAAGTTGCTACAAAGAAGTTTGAAATGGCTGCATCCAAGAAGGGTTACCAGTCAAGCTGCCAGATATTCCATCTGAAATCGCTCAGTTGA